One genomic segment of Helianthus annuus cultivar XRQ/B chromosome 14, HanXRQr2.0-SUNRISE, whole genome shotgun sequence includes these proteins:
- the LOC118486501 gene encoding uncharacterized protein LOC118486501 → MDSTSNDEVGSLSHSMDEVNSVQISVPSVNFDHDQPFCVNGFEQQDSISSHVYEFQVVQGIGSQPFLLKLCSIQELGFVQEAIIMYENYAEHAGFSTRLGTTLTNKQGVITIKYILCSKANKPKDQEVDSGSSNSLSRRTNFNVTDYKSLIQVKLVKNSTDYKVYEFVDVHNHGPISKQFRFEQEKKEIGCCNKRVYFQLSFA, encoded by the exons ATGGATTCTACAAGTAATGATGAAGTTGGATCATTATCGCATTCAATGGATGAAGTAAACAGTGTTCAGATCTCTGTGCCTTCCGTTAACTTTGATCACGATCAGCCTTTTTGTGTGAACGGTTTCGAACAGCAAG ATTCTATATCAAGTCATGTCTATGAATTCCAAGTGGTTCAAGGTATTGGATCCCAGCCTTTCCTCCTGAAGTTATGCAGTATACAGGAGCTAGGTTTCGTTCAAGAAGCTATCATTATGTATGAAAACTATGCTGAGCATGCTGGTTTCAGTACTCGTTTAGGTACtacattaacaaacaaacaagGTGTAATTACAATCAAATATATTTTGTGTTCTAAAGCAAACAAACCGAAGGATCAAGAGGTTGACTCAGGTTCTTCAAACTCTTTATCAAGGCGCACAAATTTCAACGTTACGGATTACAAATCTTTAATACAAGTTAAGCTTGTCAAAAATTCCACAGATTATAAAGTTTATGAGTTTGTTGATGTACACAATCACGGGCCTATTTCtaaacaatttagatttgagcaagaaaagaaggaaattggATGTTGCAACAAAAGAGTTTATTTCCAATTGTCATTTGCCTAG